Below is a genomic region from Mustela lutreola isolate mMusLut2 chromosome 1, mMusLut2.pri, whole genome shotgun sequence.
GACCAGAAGAGAGATGACCCAAAGGAAGTGTCCCTGGAAGCCTCAGCAGCAGCTTCTTCCCCCCAGCCACAGGAGGTGGCCCGCACATGGTTTCATCCTCACTCGGGGATCTGAAGGCACAGCCCGCCGATGCACCGTGAGTCCCAGCACGCTGGGGGACCCGCTTCACCCATGACAGACCCCGGGCGTCTGACCTCCAAAAGACGTGCCTTCATGGATGGTGGCTCTTCTTTCTGGCTGAGGACCGGCTTCCCCCCAAAGTGGGCTCGAAACTAGATAGCTGGCTTCCGCCCGACAGCCTCCGTGTGGCTGGGCACTGGTAGCACTCGCTTCCTccaagctctatttttatttgctattttgaGCTCTTCCAGCACCTTCAGCCAACTGGAATACACTTATTGATAGCAACTCACGCTTATTTTGAGTGTTCATTACACACAAAACACAGTGCAGCCTCATATGGACTTTTCACCAGAATCCTATGAAGTGGGAGCTGCGATCAGCTCCTCTCTTCAGACGAGGACACAGATGCTCAGAAAAACACGATAATGGGGCCAGGGAGCAGTGGAGCTGGCCTCCCTTCCCCCGGCTGCTGGCAACGCAGATCTCCAGGCAGGCCGGGGCAGCTCACACCATGAGTCCGGGGACACTGACCCTTGGGGTGAACAGAAAGTTGGCAAGTCAGTAGGTTCGGACTGAAAGCTGTCCCTTCCTCGGCGCCCCCCTTAACCCCGGGGCAGCCAGCCCGTCCCAGCTGTTGGAAGTaggcaagggagggagagaagggccGGCCCTCTCAGGGTTAGCCCTGACCCTGCCAAGTGTCCCTTCTTCATTCCAGAAGGTTGCCTGCCCCAGACTCCACCCTCCACATGGTTCCACTCAGAGCGCACCTGAACGGCACTGCCTTGACATCTCTCCCACAGCCCCCTCTCCAGACTTGCGGCACGGCCTGCAAGGAACCTTCCACAGTCCGTACACACTCTTGTTGGCAACAGTTCCCTGTTGGCTCCACCTCAAAGCAGTGGCCGCCAGGCTTCTCCAGGTGTCAGAGCAGCTGGCACGTTAGCAGGAGGCCTCTGGCGGCGAGGGGTGCGGAGCCAACTGCCATCAACTGGAAAACAGCACATGGGGATGACCTGGTTTCCAGGCGATTCCTTCATGAGCCCTCTGGCAACAGTGACAAGTGTGAGCCCAGGCTGAAGAAGCTGCCTGTGGGAAGCAAGGCCTACAACCTGGGGCGGTCCCTGTCACCAAAGACAAAGACAGGCCTGTCACCTCCTGCCTGCTTTTTCCCACAGTTTTGCCAAGATTCCACTGCCAGAGACCCAGACGTTTTCATGGGTCCGAGCATTCGTTTGGAGATGGACAATGCAACATGTAATGTTTCTAAAAGCTTCTTTGTGTAAGTCTCTGAGGCGTTTCTGCAGCCACGGGCCCTCCAAACAGCAAATTACGGAACCAGCACTGACAGAAAAGCTGCTCGTTCTGTCCCACCCTTGGGACCACACACTCTGTCCAAGCTGGAAGAAGCTCCTTCGTGCTTTGGGGAAGTAGGAGCCACTGCCACAGGCCACTCACTCCTTCACAGAGCAGCTGTAATCACAGAGCTGAGCAGCTGGAAGGTCATCTAGGGCCGGACTTCAGGTCCCTGTcacatcttcctcagaggccagTCTTCAAGAGTCAGGTCTCAGGTCGCCTGGGCGTCtggctcttggcttcagctcaggttacgatctcagggtcatggaggcctgcttgggattctctatgtccctctccttctgcccacccctccccataaaaaaagaagagtcgGGTCTCAACCCACACTTCTTCCTGAGTCTTTGCTCCTAAGCTGAAGGATCTACATGCAGTCATCTGTCTGACGCAGTGGTTTGGGACTCGCCGCCCCTGTCCCATGACCCTAGCTTGTTCCTCTTCAGCGGACTCTTCAGACTGAATGGCGAATTCAGATGTCAGCTGGccaggggaaaggaaaagagaaccgTGGCCCTCCCCACGCATGTATTCATGTTTTCCTTCATTCGACAAATATTTGCCAGGCGCCTACTATGGGCCCTGCACGTGCCAGACCCTGGAGTCAAGCCACTCCTGAGGGACACAGGTGTGAGCAGGTGGAACTCAGAGTCCCGGGGCGAAGAGAGACATGAACAGGACGAGGAGGTCCTGGGGAACCGCGGAAGCTGGTAGCAGGGGGTGCCTACCTCTGCGTGTGGAGTGGGGAAGCCTGCAGGCTCCGATGCGAAGAAGGAGTGGGCTTCAGGTAGGTGAGGAGGGTGGCGTGCAGGGCAGGGGCCCTGGCTGCTCGGAAGgtatggaggaaggaaggagcactGGGAAGGCTGTTACGGGTCAGTATGACCAGAATCCAGTGGGAGAGGCTGCCTGTGGCCTCCAGGACACCTAGAGGGATGAGGGGAGCCAGGGAGTGGATCCTGTGGGCTCATAAGCCAGATTAAGAATGCCGGATCCTGTTCTAAGGTCAATGGGAAGCCCATGAAGGACTTTAAACAGAGTTGTGAAGTGGTCAAaattgcactttttaaaataaaataaattttatttatttatttgacacagagagagatcacaagtaggcagaggcgggcagagagagaaggggaagcaggctccccgctgagcagagagcctgatgcggggctccatccagagagctgagatcatgaccccagccgaaggcagaggcttaacccactgagccacccaggcacccctcaaaaccgcatttaaagaaaaagtttttgtGACCACAGTGTGGCTAGTCAACTACAAGGAGGCAAGAGTCGCGGCAGGAAGCCGGGCAGGAGGTCATCCAGTGGCCCACAAGAAAGAAGTGGAGGTGGGCGTCGGAGGGGGCTGTGGACCTGGTGACTGATTGCTGTGGGGCAGGCAAGGGAGGCCGCttccaggaagcccgcaggactTAAGGTCTCAGGCTGAGCGGAAGAGGGAACAGTGTTGTTGTCCCTGAGAGCTGAGATCCAGGGGGCTGTTTGGGCAGCCAGTCGCACAGCCCGCAGTTGAGAAAACCCCTCGGTCCCCTGCACAAGCGCTGCTGGGACCCAGCCACATGTCCCTCAGAAGTAGAAAGAGAGCCCCGCCATGGTCTGCTTCCCCCAACCAGCCCGCCGATCCCTCCTGACCAGTGTCCACCAAAGCGCCGCCCTGCTCCCACGGAGCCTGCCACACGCACATGGTGGGTCTCCTGCCCTCTGACCgctgcccccttccccagctgctCAACTGAAAAGAGGCTGCTAATGTTTCCAGTTAAGAATGGCCccggcagggggcgcctgggtggctcagtgggtggctcactgggagcctgggtggctcactgggagcctctgccttcggctcaggtcatgatcctagggtcctgggatcgagccccgcatcgggctctttgctcagcagggaacctgcttcctcccctctctctctgcctgcctctctgcctatttgtgatctctgtctgttaaataaagtaaataaaatcttaaaaaaaaaaaaaaaagaatggccccGGCAGAAGGCTGCAGGCCATTCCGAAGCTGGAAGGGCGGGCCCTGTTTGCAGCTTCTAGTCCTCTCTGCGGCTGAGAGGAAGATGCTTATGGCAATTGGCTTCAAAGCCCTGGTGTGGCAGGGCCTGTCTCGGGAGCATGCTGATTAGCAAGAATTACAActtctggaattagacagtggtgatggttgcacaacttcgTGAACATACTGAAAAACACCGTGCGTTTTTAAGGGGGAATTTTATGGTATTTGAATTGTATCGcaatataaatgaagaaatgaagaaagaaggaataCGTTGCTATAAACAGGAGCACTGGGTCCAGGTTGATGATAAAGAAGAGAAGCCAAGTAACATCTTCAAAGGCTTTGGCTCCCCTTCGCGGTTTCCTGCTTGGGGACGTTCTCAGCCCAGTGCTCTTCCCTAGTAATTAACTTCAGGCCATTCGGGTTCTTAGCTGTCCTGGGGGTAGGGCAGGAAGGAAAGGTCACTGGCTTCCCTCCGCAGGGACCTTCTTCTCCGATTGTGCCTGGGTTGGAAAAGCTTTGCGGCGactctaccccacccccaccccgagcgCTCCGGGAGAGCTCGCTTGTCCTCTGTAGTTTGGATGTCTTTGTAACCACAGCCCGCCCTACCTGCCTTATCTCTGCCCTCTGtcgcctctccctccccatccagaTATCAGAATCTGGGctttgtgccctctctctctctctctctctgtcttttcctttctgcctgcctgggtTCTCCTAGGTTAGGAGAAATGGGGGTAACTACCTGGGCTATGTGGCTCAGCACTTGGTCCCAGCAGCCACTGATGGAGGGACCAGGGCGCCCCCCGGTGGCTACCAGCAGCATTGCTTCTGTCCGCCCTCCGTCCTTGAATTTTTTTCCAGTTGTAATTTTAATGTTCAACTCTCCTAGTTgggcagatttttttcttccccaagagATACATGAGAAATATTAAGGCCTTAAAGTATAggtggaaataaagaaaataagttagCCACatagattaagaaataaaatgttaatgtttctattctgtatctttattttaaaggaggcagtgtgaggggcgcctgggtggctcagtcattaagcgtctgcctttggctcaagtcatgatcccagcgtcctgggatggagccccatgtccagtACAGCTCCCGGCtcactggggaatctgcttctacctctgcctctgcccctccccgctcttGTAGGCacgcacttgctctctctcaaataaataaaaatcttctttaaaaaataataaataaataaaagaagcagtGTGACCTAATGGAAAGTACCATGGCCTGTGGAGTAGAGCAAACCCCCCAGCTATGTGGTCTCGCCAAGCTGACTTCTCTGAGACTTAGTCCCTTCACATGTGAAATGTACATAATTACAAGACCTACCTCATAGGAATGttgtagaataaaaattaatatagttaAATACCTCGCACAAGGCCTGCCATGAAGTAGGTACTCAGTACGGGTCCCCTATTCCTATCGTTGTCTTTACTATGACTAAAGACTAGATGGAGGAAGGCTTTCTCTCTTCGGGGACCTCCGGAAGCAGGGCCCGCTGCCTCGCACAGCTGCAGCGGCCCTGATGTTCTCCCCTCTCTACCAGCACCCCAACCCCCAGAGGTGTGCAGGGCCGGCTCTCTCTGAAGCCGATCCAGCTGCCAGGTTGGGGATCCTCTGACGCAAGGCAGGGAAGGGAGATTTCAAAAAATACACGAAGacagcaaaataaaacaactttgCAAAACAGGGAAGATGAAGCCAGGAGGGCCCGTCAGAAACAGATCGGGGGCCCCGCTCCCCTTCAGGAGATCAGTTTGGTGCCCTGCCTGGCACCTGGATAGAGCCCAGCGTGTGCtaatttccttcccttcctatGCCCTCTTGCATGCGGCCCAGAGCAGGGTATGAACATGACCTTGGTCTGATCATTTAGTCATCGGATGATTTTCTTCCTAAGAGGTGGGAGGGCCTGGACAGGAACACCCAGAGGGCGGTCCCCTTGGGGGAGCAGACAGCAAGGAGCTGCACGGCTGCCCCCCCCCCGGACCCCCTGGCGTCACAAGACGGGGTGTGTCTCTGACCCTCACAAGTGCAGAGTGCCCAGCAGCTCTGTCCCCTCTTCCCTTGCCTGCCATCCCTGTCCCAGGACAGAGGTGCCCGAAGTTGTTTGGGCCCTTGGTAGCTTTTTAAATCTCGGTGCCACTTGCCAAGACCTCTTTAAGCTTCCTGGCTGTTCTTTTTGCCTTTCTGCTCAGCTGTATTTATTCTGAACTAAATGGTCCTCGCTGCAGGATGAAAGGATTTACTGcttaagtatatgaaaagaaatCCTGGCTGCATGGCAGCTGCACCCTCTCTTtgctgcccccctcctccctcctcgtGCTCCAGCCACTAGCTGGTGCCACAGAGACGGAACTGGGAGCCTGCCCTGGGCCGTGTGGTCGGTGCAGTCTGGTGGCAGAGCCCTGCTGATGGACATGTGAGGTGATGGGGAGGAGCTGGCCTTTGGGACCCCTCTCCCAATGTCTTGCTGTCCCCAAAAGACAGGAGTCCCAGAAAACAGCTCACTCActtgctccccatcccccaccccccacacacattctctcacgttttctccctcttttcccctcAGGATCGTGCTCATGGATGACGCCATGGACTGCCTGATGtctttttcagatttcctttttgcCTTCCAGATCCAGTTTTACTACTCAGGTGAGAGCCTTCCAGGGCCCCATGTGGGCTCCTGTCAGGGCCCTGTCTGCCTGTCCTACCCTGGTGTCCTTTCCATCTGCTGCCTGGCGCACCCATGGATCCCCCCACTGCCACCGGTGGCGTGATTCACCGTGGGTCACGGACAGGATGTCTCGTCCCCACCGGTGGTCACAAGATTCGGTCTGCACAGccgcctccctctgccctctcgaGACATGAAAAGGCACGGCGCTTCCAGCCGGCAGCGGCAAAGCGGTCTAAGTGACGACAGTAACTGGAACCGCGCACGCTGCGCTGAGGTCCACGCCACGTCCACGGTGTGTCAGACATTCCCTGTGTGCCCGGCATAGCCCTGACTTTAGTGCTTAGGATGGCCCTAGCAGATAGGTCCTCTCAGAGACCCGCTTCGGCGTGAGGAGCCAAAGTCGCAGAGCTGGTAAGTGGGGGAGCCCAGACCTGAATGTAGGGCTCCCTCCAAAACCAGGGCTCCGGGCCGCTCGGCGCTGGTACTGCCGGCAAAGGGCTCTCCCTCGGCCCTGGCTTGTGCGTGCGAGCACACATTTCCCCACCCGCACAGCTTTTCATAAGCAGACACCAGCCCTGTCTCCCCCGCCCGTGCTGCTCCCCATACACAGCGGCTGTGTCCTCACATCCCTTCTGGAATCAGGTATCACAGAAACAGAGGAATAAATACAAATGCACACCAGTTCCCACGGCGCCCACGGCGACATCGCATGTGATGCTGGGttcagaggttgctgcctgtgtccgTCAACAGACTTGTTTAAAATGGGCTCTTCAGTAAACAGAAGGCTGTCCTTGGAGCCTGGACTCCATGCCAGCTAGTGGCCCCAGCCAGCCTTGGCCTCGCTCAGGCGCCACATTCTGTTTTCTTGATGGCGGCCCAAGGGCCTGGTCCCGCAGGGGCTGGAGCCTGGGGTCTCGCCACCTGCTCTCTGCAGCTGCAGCACCGACTTCCCAGTGCTCGGGAGCTCCTGGACCCTGGAGAAGAGCTGGGAGAATCTTCCCCACCTGCCTTTCAAATGCTTAATAAGTTAGCAGCTTGAGGCTTTCTCTTCCACGCTGGCCTTCCCCCACACCTTcttggggcagagaggcaggtggcctCACAGCCAGATGGAGCGAGTGTGCACAGGTCCACTCTCTAAAAGATATTTCCAGCACTTCacatgtgcccagcactgtgctagATACTAGGGCACAAAGGGGACAAAGCACAACCCCTGCCTTTTTTCAAGGATCTTCCACTCCAGCAAGGCAGAGCAAATACCCAAAAAACAAGGGAGTACAGGGTGCCTGGAAGGTAGGGAAGAGGGCATCTGCCTGCTCTAGGAGCAGCTGCCCCAAGGAGGGGACGCTGGGCCAGAAACACACAGCGGTGTCACCGCTCCTAAGGGCGCTGGTCCCAGGAGGTGGAGGACTTTTGCTCCCACGCCACCATGCGCGAAGCGTGGAGGCTGGTGGCGCACTGAGGGAGAGGAGGACGGGCGGACGCAGCGAAGGGACCCCGCGGGTCATCCTTGCCTgacctgtgcccctcccccatcgcGGTATGCAGAATTCCTGGAGAGCGTGGCCGCCATCTATCAGGACCTGCTGGCGGGCAAGAACCCCAATACGGTGATTGTGCCGACGTCATCCAGCGGGCAGCACCGTCAGCGGCCCCCTTTGGGTGAGGCGAGCCTGCTGGAGGGAGTGGAGGCCTCGCTGTTCTCCCAGTGCCTGGAGAACTTGTGCGACCGGCACAAGTACAGGTGAGAGATGGGCGTGGGGGCCCCACCACAGCCCCAGGGACTGGGCTGCGGGCTCTGGAACGGATGTTCCCACTGGCCCCCGGCTGCCGGGGTCCTGGATGGTGGCACAGTGCCGTCTGCCCCAGACCAGGCTGTGACTGGGCGAACGGCTTCCCGGGGGGCTCCCTCGGGGAGGGTCCCTCCACGTGGTGGGACGAGCTGTAGATGACCAGCCTGGCCCCCTTCTCCTTGCCAGGAGAGACACTGGCCCTgactttttagagagaaagggaaaacattCACTGTAGAAAGACTTCCCTCGACAGAAAGGGAGGGTGACACTGCTCTCTGCGGCACAAGGTCTCCTTAGAGACGGAGCAAGTTTGGGCCTCCTCCAAGAAGAGGCTGCCTCTCATTGCCTTTTCGCCATTCCCTTCCTCCCACACCCCGACTGAAAGCACCAGCTCAGGAGCGCACCAGCTCTTTCTCTTACCAGTCAAGCCCTTGCTTCTGGACATCTGCCATGCTCCCCCAGGGGTTTAGGGCCCCCGGAGCAGACCGGGTCCCTCAGTCCTGATAAAAAGATGGCAGTCGGACTTGCTGGTCTTTGAAGCTAGCCTCTGCATTCTCCTTCCCAGCTGTCCACCCCCAGCACTTGTCAAAGAGGTACTAAGCAACGTTCAGAGACTGACCTTCTACGGATTCCTTGTGGCTCTTTCAAAGCATCATGGAATCAATCAAGCCCTAGGTAAGCCAGAGCCCGCCACGGCtagcctcccctctcctcccctctcctcctcctaaGCCACGTAGGAGCTGGGGGCTATTGGCAGACATGGTCCGTGCAGGAGGGGGCATCACCATCTCCGCCCTGACTTCTCAGGTCAGCCTCGGAGGCCTGGGGAGCCAGAACGTGCACAACAGAGACCGTGCCCTCCTGGGCCTCTCACACTCCGGTGGGAAGGGACAGCCTTCCCCACCCAAGTCCCTGCCCCAACACGAAGCAGCCtctcggtggcaggggtgtgcccagcccctccccatagaatccccagctctgctctgggGAGTGGCCTGCAGGTTGGGCAGACACAGGGCTATTTACTCAGTGGCTTTGGAGATTATATATCAAAGAAACCTGAATCCCATTTGTAAGCAGGGCAAAGGTGTGTCTGAGGCGGCCTTTTTTCCCAGCTGGGGACAAAAATGATTAATCTGAAAAGGAGCAAAAAATAGGGGGAGAGGCCTGCGCTGGCCCAGTTTTTCCTGTCTGTCGTTTCTTCCGACTGGTCGGCCTTCTCCGCCCACGctgctcttctccctctcacacctGCTGCTGCCCCATGGGAAGAGCCCCCTGCAGAGCTGGAAGGGttatttgtcttcctcttccaGAGGTATCCGGGTGTGCCGTTTCCGGAGTCCCAAAGCACACATagcctccccttccttctgccaGGGGAGAGAAGGACGTCAGGGAAGGaaactgaacatttttaaatgctaacCGCAGTAGGCCAAGTTGCTTTAGGTCTTTCCTGATACAAAGCCTGCTGGGGATGCACGCAGGAGTGCAAGCCCCAGCAGGACTGACTGAGACCCACTGAGGCACCAGGCTGCCTAGCAGCGTCCTTTTGCTGAACTGATGCTCTGGGTGTGCACAGTTCTAGGGACCCCTGAACTAAGTGATGCTGGTGGCCCAGGGTGCTGACTGGACCGGAGTAGAAAGGCCAACAGGAGTGAGAAGTCAGGAGTGAGGGGGCAACGGGTGGGACTGGCTTATGTTTCCTTTCACACCGGGGTAActcagccccctccctccccttccaccaGTCAGCAcataggaaggaaaaggaaaagcaactaGTACAGGATCAAGCCGGGACAACCTCGTGCCCTCACTTTTTCTAGGGTTTTAAAAAGGGCGATCACTCCGTCAACCACTTTTCTTGCTGCTGGGTCGAGTGGGAGATGGGGCATCTGCCCTCCCCCGCATCTCCAGTGTGAGGAAAGCCGTCTTGAGATACTTGGGGCACAGCCAGCTGTGGAGAGGGGTTGCCCTGTTCCCTTAGTCCTCAaggcactcacacacacacgcacgcacgcacacaaaatGAGGCGGCTCGGGGAATGTAGTTTGAAAACCACTAACAGCAAAAGCGGGCCAGGAGGCATCATCTGGGATGCTTTGGAAAAGCAGGGACTTGAACTAAAGCCACATGGGTAAGTTTAAGATTGAGGCTTTCTACAGACAGCACTGCTAGCTGCCAGAGTGACATTCTGACCACGAGCAAGCTTCTCCCTCAACAACCTGCAGACCTCAGCTCCACCTGCCCTCCACTGTTATCAGCTCCAGTGAGAATCCAGACCACCCCCTCTTGCCTTTTCCCTTTAGTCTGTAGCTGAGAAAACCAGCTCAGAGAGAGTCATGGCCGGGCAGACAGGGTTTAGTCTGTAGCTGAGAAAACCAGCTCAGAGAGTCATGGCCGGGCAGACAGGGGCTGCTCCCGGCCTGGCGGCTCCTGGCCACGCAGAAGAGTTCGGTCCAGTTCTGACCCAGCCTGCTCTTCTCGCTGCTCAGAGCCTCTGAGGAGCTGAGGCAGCATTTTTTACCATACTGTCTCTGAAGTGGGCTCCCTCTGATCTGGGGGGACACAAAACTGGCTAATTTCTGATTTGGGGGATTAGCTGGACATACTCTGTATCTCTGGCCCCCAGTACCTGGGGCCTCAAGGAAAGGAACTGAGCCACCAGCACCAGCCTACAACCCACCACCCAGTCCTGGAAGGGGACAGCCCTGTGTGTACAGTGACCTTGAGGTGTGGGGACGTCTCATAGTTGTGGTTCCTGCCCCAACCTGAAGAGGGTAGGCGTAAGTTCACTAAATTTATCTAGCAGTAGCCACAACTTCCTGCCCCCATAACAGTTCTCTTAAATTAAAACTTCTCTTAAGAGCTCTTTCCCTTGAacaagtcatgggaataaaaggcacagcacagagATTATCATCAATGACACTGTAATAacgttgtgtggtgacagatggtagctgccCTCGTGGTGAGCTCAGCATAAGAAATGGAGATGGTGAACCCCAGAAACTAATAGACATTCCATGTCCACTgtgctcaaatttaaaaaaaaattctagaaagagcACTTCTCAGATCTTTTAGATGAGCCCTCCCAGGGTCAGCAAGGCAGGTAGACCTGAAGGTGAGGGCCCCCTGCTGGGAACTGTCTGACCTGAGCCTGCCTGAAAGACACTCAGATTACTTCTGTGGCTCCCGATTATTTCGCAGGAGCTTTGCCTGACAAAGGGGACCTGATGCACGACCCAGCCATGGATGAGGAGCTGGAACGGCTGTAAGTGTCAAGTGGGGAAATGCTGCCCCCTTGTGGGGGAGGCCATCTGTCCCTTGAACATGGCCATGCCTTGTTCTGGGTCACACAGCGAAATGTGTGCAACACGCCAGTCAGTCAGGGGTCTGGGCTCCAGCAGAGGCCTGAGGTGGCCTCTCTGAGTCCTTTGGGAATAGAGCCCATGGTTTCATCCAAATGCAAGAGCGAACGTGGAGGTCCAGGTCTTTAGACAGGAGGCCCCCAGCTGCCCTCTGGGCTTCTTCCCTCCTTCAGGCTGGCCCAGATCCCAGGCCTGGTCAACTCGGCCACTGCCAACCCAGAGGCCGGCTGCCTGCCTTCCCGGACCCCTCCCCGGGTTGGCTCTCCCTGGAGACCCCTCCATCACGCCCGCAAGGTGGAAGCAGAGAGCGATGGCTCCACTGAAGAGATGGACGAGTCTGAGACTTGAGGCATCTGAAGGGTCCTATCCACAGCACCTGTTTCCAGCTCCCACCCAGCCCTTGGGACTCCCACCcaacctcctcccccacccccatgccatgCTGCCCTCTGCTGGCGAAAAGCCTGAATAACAGCCCAGGCCCAGAGACCAGCCAGAGGGGTTCCAGTATCATCTGCCAAGTCAAGCAGGGACCCTGAAAAGTAACAGTCTACTCTCCTTGGCCCTGTCAGCCTCTGCACTTTAGTCACAACCCAAGCTGACAGCAGACTGAGCGGAGGCCATCAGGAAAGTGACTTTTGCTGACAGTCCCCACCACGTAAGGGTGCTCTTCTCAGCAACCTTAGGCAGGGGAGACCATGAATAACGGTGCAGGACCTCGTATGGTCAAGGGCGCCACCTGTGGTGCACGTGTAGGGTGGACATACACATGGTGGCCTTCTGCTGGAGGAAGAGCCACTGGCACGATAGGATGAAGGGCTGCAAGAAGACAAGTCCACTTCCAAAAACTGCTCCGAGCCCCCTCTGTGTCTAACAGTTCAACatgttaaatgaataaagtccCTTGTATCTGGTAAGTGGTGAATCTAAAGCCACTAGACTGGGGAGGAGGTGAAGGGAAGGGGCGAGTTTGCACTTTTGGTGCCGAGTCCTGGCTCTTCTGGCAGGACTGGGAAGTGGGGGCCGGGGGGCCACTCAAGCCTGGACACCAGCATCAGATAATGAGCCAAGAGGGACTCCCCTCCTGCACAGGCCAGCAACCTTTCAAAGGTGCTCTCAGCTGGAATGGGCCTTCAGAAAACAAGTTCAGGGGGTTCAAGGCCAGGTTCGTAACTCTGAAGACCCTGGCCTCATACAGTTAGCACTGCAGTCTTCTAGCCagagtttctttaaaatgtttgctaAGCCCCTGCTCAGGGTTGGGACAACGGGGATGCGGCTGTGAATGACAGGCCTGAGGAAGAGAAGCTTCCAGCCAAGACTGGAGGAAGGTAAAGACTGGTGGTCTTCAACTTCCTTGAATGGGCCAGGGGT
It encodes:
- the CSTPP1 gene encoding centriolar satellite-associated tubulin polyglutamylase complex regulator 1 isoform X3 codes for the protein MAVLRNLHRREATAAGTGVASLGLRYGGCLRDTPLHLPPPPAAWLPWQRKRAGDLGSGSRSAGAWKLPWSKDAESRAPSPTGLRVSGFNSVCQGTHILFREFSFIQATPHNRASFLRAFWKCFRTVGKNGDLLTMREYHCLLQLLCPDFPLELTQKAARIVLMDDAMDCLMSFSDFLFAFQIQFYYSEFLESVAAIYQDLLAGKNPNTVIVPTSSSGQHRQRPPLGEASLLEGVEASLFSQCLENLCDRHKYSCPPPALVKEVLSNVQRLTFYGFLVALSKHHGINQALGALPDKGDLMHDPAMDEELERLLAQIPGLVNSATANPEAGCLPSRTPPRVGSPWRPLHHARKVEAESDGSTEEMDESET
- the CSTPP1 gene encoding centriolar satellite-associated tubulin polyglutamylase complex regulator 1 isoform X7 yields the protein MEDAVCQLLENKEDISQYGVARFFTEYFNSVCQGTHILFREFSFIQATPHNRASFLRAFWKCFRTVGKNGDLLTMREYHCLLQLLCPDFPLELTQKAARIVLMDDAMDCLMSFSDFLFAFQIQFYYSEFLESVAAIYQDLLAGKNPNTVIVPTSSSGQHRQRPPLGEASLLEGVEASLFSQCLENLCDRHKYSCPPPALVKEVLSNVQRLTFYGFLVALSKHHGINQALGALPDKGDLMHDPAMDEELERLLAQIPGLVNSATANPEAGCLPSRTPPRVGSPWRPLHHARKVEAESDGSTEEMDESET
- the CSTPP1 gene encoding centriolar satellite-associated tubulin polyglutamylase complex regulator 1 isoform X6, producing MAQVLATLEACVAVLSSPHLVGTSHSATSLPQPVWSLTIFNSVCQGTHILFREFSFIQATPHNRASFLRAFWKCFRTVGKNGDLLTMREYHCLLQLLCPDFPLELTQKAARIVLMDDAMDCLMSFSDFLFAFQIQFYYSEFLESVAAIYQDLLAGKNPNTVIVPTSSSGQHRQRPPLGEASLLEGVEASLFSQCLENLCDRHKYSCPPPALVKEVLSNVQRLTFYGFLVALSKHHGINQALGALPDKGDLMHDPAMDEELERLLAQIPGLVNSATANPEAGCLPSRTPPRVGSPWRPLHHARKVEAESDGSTEEMDESET
- the CSTPP1 gene encoding centriolar satellite-associated tubulin polyglutamylase complex regulator 1 isoform X4, producing MLSPERLALPDYEYLAQRHVLTYMEDAVCQLLENKEDISQYGVARFFTEYFNSVCQGTHILFREFSFIQATPHNRASFLRAFWKCFRTVGKNGDLLTMREYHCLLQLLCPDFPLELTQKAARIVLMDDAMDCLMSFSDFLFAFQIQFYYSEFLESVAAIYQDLLAGKNPNTVIVPTSSSGQHRQRPPLGEASLLEGVEASLFSQCLENLCDRHKYSCPPPALVKEVLSNVQRLTFYGFLVALSKHHGINQALGALPDKGDLMHDPAMDEELERLLAQIPGLVNSATANPEAGCLPSRTPPRVGSPWRPLHHARKVEAESDGSTEEMDESET